A region of the Microtus ochrogaster isolate Prairie Vole_2 linkage group LG1, MicOch1.0, whole genome shotgun sequence genome:
GTGACTGTCTCTGCGGAACCTGCAGTGTTTAGGTTTCACTTGGTCCAGGTAATAATGACATGGGAATGAATGCCTCCCAGTGGCATTTCATATTCCTCAAGCCAAGAAATTCCTGTTGATTTATAGCCACAAGATTTGCCTGAAGTCTGGTTTCTTTGAAACATTTAGAATGTGTACGACTCTAATCTTCTACCACTGAGAAAGTTCACGCAAATACAATATGTAGGATTGGCACCTTCTTCACACTGAGAAAGATCCAGGTTTTTGTACCATCCTTCATGGACATCTTGTTTCCCATCCCCAGTAACACAAACTCCTGAACCTATCAGTGTTCCACTCTGTGACACTGATAACTGGGAGGCTGTGGGCGTGTGCAGGAGGCTGTGGGCATGTGCAGGAGGCTGTGGAGTGTGCAGGAGGCTATGAGTGTGTGGAGGAGGCTGTGGGGTGTGCAGGAGGCTGTGGGGTGTGCAGGAGGCTGTGGAGTGTGCAGGAGGCTGTGAGTGTGTGCAAGAGGCTGCGGGCATGTGCAGGATGCTGTGGGGTGTGCAGGAGGCTGTGGGCATGTGCAGGAGGCTGTGGGGTGTGCAGGAggctgtgagtgtgtgcaggAGGCTGTGGGNNNNNNNNNNNNNNNNNNNNNNNNNNNNNNNNNNNNNNNNNNNNNNNNNNNNNNNNNNNNNNNNNNNNNNNNNNNNNNNNNNNNNNNNNNNNNNNNNNNNNNNNNNNNNNNNNNNNNNNNNNNNNNNNNNNNNNNNNNNNNNNNNNNNNNNNNNNNNNNNNNNNNNNNNNNNNNNNNNNNNNNNNNNNNNNNNNNNNNNNNNNNNNNNNNNNNNNNNNNNNNNNNNNNNNNNNNNNNNNNNNNNNNNNNNNNNNNNNNNNNNNNNNNNNNNNNNNNNNNNNNNNNNNNNNNgtttttctttcttttattttctacatataAAACTTCCCCTATGCACACATTACTCCCTGACCATCTTGAAAGTTTTGAGCATCCTCACTAAAAAGATAACCCAGACAACAAACTATTGTTCAATGCTGGGGTGGAAGGTGGGGGCACTTGGCCTCGTTTCTTcttacaattaataaaaacaaactttttactCTGTTTTTGGGTTGCATATGTGAGCTGCAAAATATCACACTCGGGGTCTCCTGCATGCTGATATGTAGGAGTTCTGACACTGAGCTACAGCCCGAGCTAGTACTTATATTAAACACTAGTTAAACTCTCACAATTTGCTTCagactttttttcctcttttggctCTCTGAGTCCAAACACTCTCCATGCAATATGTGCTGTTCCCTAACCATTCCGTCAGTTTTAAACACCATCACTAAGAGGGAATCTAGACAACTTGTTGCTATACAGTACTGTCAAGAAGAAACTGAGCCAGCTGCAAAAACACAGAGGCACCTGGGGAAACAGTGTGGAGTGACAGAATCCAAACTGGAAAGCCACAGACCATCTCATTCAACTgtggaacattctggaaaaaaGCAGAACTGTAAAAAGAGGTAAAAAATGTCAGTGTTCGGAGAGGCAAGGTAGGGTTCTGGAAAGGACAGAGGTGCAGGCTAAACTCAGGAGGCCTTAAGGCTGTTAGAGGGCTCTGTAGGGTGCTATAGCAATGGATGTGTGCTGCAGCATTGGCGAGCCCATAGAGAACAAGACCATGGGAGACTACTAATGTAGCTGTGGATTCTGGGTAATAATGACACATCAATATAAGCTCATCTTGTACATTATTACAATGTACCACCAGGCTGTTAAGAGGAGTTTGTGTACCTATGAATGGGAGGCTTATGGGGTATTGCTGTATCTTctattttgctgtgtgtgtgtataatatatataatatatattcttttctaaatgaaaaataataaagccatTTAGATGACAGGGTAAAATACGTGTGCACAGAGATAGGAAGTGATGGCACTGCCCAGTCTGGCTTTCCCGTttccccaggagacagagaccGTGTTTGTCCTGGTGATGGGGATGCAGCATGTGTGATTCTCACGGATGTCTATCTTTGCACTTCTGGGGTGGTTGTTCCTGCATACACAGGGCTCGGCTCAGAGGACAGCGGACTTATGGAAAAGACATCGAATAACCCCCAAAGTGTCTGTTCCTTTAGCACCATCTGCCCTGATTTTTCAATTCCTCCTCATCCCCTGAAATCTTTTATgatacttaaaacattttcaataccCTTGAAACACAGTCAGCATTTTCTGAATTAATCCTTCTGCCACAGAACAAGACTGGTTCCTGTTGGCAATGGCTTTGTCCTCTGGGCTCTGGCTTCTGGGAGACAGTACTTAAGTTTGCTCACTAACTGATGCCTCAGTGGCCTGAGAGTTACTTCcgggagaaatgaggaagagtgaCAGTCTATCTTCCTAGTGCTTTTCACTCCCTTCCACCGCAGCATTTTGCTCCTGTCCCTGGAACCTACAAGGCTCCGACCTTCCATTCCCCAGTACCCTATTCAAGTCTAGAAGCTTCAAGACCGAATGTAGTAGTTGTGCCTCTTCCTGgagccccacccctaccccctccTCCACCCAAGCTCTTACTGCACTTCCTGTGCCACCCTTGTGGAGGGCACACTGCCTTATTTGTGCTCTTGTTGATGTTTTGTACAGCCAGTTACGTCTCTAGCAAGGCGGTGGAACAAGCGTTATGTGTGCCACTCTCCTTTCCTGAGGTGTCAGCCATGTATAGCAGACCCTTGCTCAGCTTTAGCTGATAAAGAACACTTCCTCGGTGTTtctaagcaagccatggagaataCTTGGGGATGCATTTCTCACTGCAGGGATAACTTGATTTGCTCTGTCTGATTTGGGGCACCTCTGGTTATCAATGCTTTAGGGGACCACATTTAGTACCAGCTGTATTCATCTCTGAAGGgaagatgacagagacaattaaTACGTACAATGTATATTAATATCAAGATTAATCAAGACAGAGTGGCATGATGCTGAATCTGTGTTGCTTCGCTAgtggcaaaataaaataacttacaCTGCCGAGTCACCTCCTCCTGCCAAAGACTGACTGTCTTTGGTAAGTTCACCTGCCTTTTTACTAGTCTCTTCTGTCAGCTTGGACGAGATCTACCATAACCACATTAGAACTGTTAGAGTCCTGTTAGagtcttgcctagcatgcacaaaaccctgggttcaatcctagcACTGTCCAAACCAAGTATAGTGGTTTGGGCATgcctcagcacttggaaggtagagacaggagggtcgtgagttcaaggtcactctcgAGCTAATTAGCAACTCTGAGGTCTGCCAGCCCAGACAGGCGTGTCCTTGGAGCAGGAATGGTGCGCTGAGTGGACTGACCAGTCTAAATCAACTTCCAGAATTCCTtccagagccaagcagtgatgaGCAGGAACTTGACTTCTGCTGGTAAAGACAACTAGAAACGCTTCAGGCAGGGTAAGAGACTGGAGCCTGGTCACTCTCTGAAGCCAAAGCTCTCGTTCCCAGAAGGACCCTGGAAGAATGGTAATGGACCGGAAGCTAAAGGTGGTTCCTCATTGGGTACTGCCCTAGGGTACCTCCCAGCCAGAGCTCCTGTCAGCCTGCTCTGTGTGTCCCAGCATGGACCTGGAAGGTGATAACACCCCCAGGAAACACCAGAACTCTGTGATAACACCCAGGGATGGTCCCCAGAGCCAGATGGATGCAGACATCGCAAGAACACACTCAGGCAGTGAAAAGCCACCTCCCACTCCAAACACACCTTCCCTAGAACAGgtgaagaaaactgaaacaagGCTGAGCTCAAGCTGGGCTCATATATAATCCAAGCTCTCAGAAGGTCACAGCATAGCATATCCAGAGTCCTCTCTGCACGGAAGTCCCCCTATACTCTCCCGTCAAGCCATTGGCCACTTGGCTCTTCATCACACCAATCCCAGCAGTACACCTTCACACGGTGTTCAGATATCCCACAACAGCTGCCCAAGAAGTGACTTCTGGTCTCTCCCAGAtccaagcaagagagagagaggacctcAGAGTGCACCTTTCTAGCAAAGATGGACAGCAAGGCAGGAACATGTGTCCACAGGAAGAAAAGTATGGAGCAGGGATGATCCACATGTATCCAAAATTAAAGCAGCACTAGGAAGATCCAGGATTCAGTACAGTGTTAACGGCTGCCATAGAGAAAGATAGATTGCTCACTAAACAACTAGATTGGCAGCAGGCATCTCTCTGGCAAATAAGCAGGAGGAAATGAAATTGTGTTTTCAAATGCAAAGGGAAATTGCTTTCAACACAGAATTGTAAAGCTTACCAACAAACCAAACTATTCCTCAAGATAGAAAGCACCATTCTGAAGCTACCCCAATTaaacaagtgcacacacacaaaagacttaAATTGGGGTCAGCATTTGTTAGTAAGAGAAACATTCttggcaggaggaggaggagggaattaAAGGGGGTAACAAGAGATGAAAATGTATAaactgagaaagaataaagataatcatataaacatatatatatatatagtttatttaacttttattttatgtgcactgccTTGAGGATGTCAGATCACCCAGAaatggaggtacagacagttgtgagctgccatgaatTGAACCCCaatcccctggaagaacagccagtgctcttaaatgctgagccacctccccaacccaAATAAAGATAATCttctaattaaaaacataaaggtCGGTGAATAGATGACTCTCTGGCTAAGACCACTTACTGTTCTTCTGACGAATCCGAATTTATTTCCCAGTGCCCACGTTGGGCTGCTCATCACCCACCTATAGCTGCAGATCTAGGGGATGTAATGCCCTTTGCTGGCCTCTGTTGCACCCAAACACgtgacatgcatacacacatacacatgcacatatatatgagaaaaatacagctttaacgagatttttttaaaaggctaaaaGCAACAAAGACATTTACAAACCTATCAGTTATGCAAAATAACAGGATGTAGGCTCTGTGATGTCACTAAGTCACTTAATGCCTTGGTCTCTTGAACTCTAAAATGGGAATCATAAGCACACTGCCTTATCAGATTAAGGTGACAATTAAATCAggcacaatgacacacacctggaatcctagcacttaCGACGTTGAAACAAGGAAAGTAGGCATTCAGGGTCATTCTCAGCTCCATGGGATATTTGGTACCCATGGCAACATATTACcctatctaataaaataaaattaaaggagaCGATTCACAATTAATCCTGTGATACTAGAATAAGGACAGTTGTGTGCCAAGTACAACATACTTGTGTTGGTGTCgtcgtcatcatcaccatcatcatcctcatctcTAGGAGAGATGTTCTTCCTGCTTNNNNNNNNNNNNNNNNNNNNNNNNNNNNNNNNNNNNNNNNNNNNNNNNNNNNNNNNNNNNNNNNNNNNNNNNNNNNNNNNNNNNNNNNNNNNNNNNNNNNNNNNNNNNNNNNNNNNNNNNNNNNNNNNNNNNNNNNNNNNNNNNNNNNNNNNNNNNNNNNNNNNNNNNNNNNNNNNNNNNNNNNNNNNNNNNNNNNNNNNNNNNNNNNNNNNNNNNNNNNNNNNNNNNNNNNNNNNNNNNNNNNNNNNNNNNNNNNNNNNNNNNNNNNNNNNNNNNNNNNNNNNNNNNNNNNNNNNNNNNNNNNNNNNNNNNNNNNNNNNNNNNNNNNNNNNNNNNNNNNNNNNNNNNNNNNNNNNNNNNNNNNNNNNNNNNNNNNNNNNNNNNNNNNNNNNNNNNNNNNNNNNNNNNNNNNNNNNNNNNNNNNNNNNNNNNNNNNNNNNNNNNNNNNNNNTCTCTGATAGCGCCCACACCCAGCAGGGCTGGTAGTGCCCCCAGGGTGTCTCTTAGCAAGTCAGCACGCGGGTACCATGTACTTCACTAAGCCTTGAACCCCTCCGCTGGTTGTTAGCTTTGTGGGTCTGTCTGGTGGCCCCAGTGCCGATATCACCCTCTTGTAATCACTTACTTAGTGTCCACTTTGCAGTGCGTTGAGTTTCTTCCTCTGTTGTAATCAGGTCCTTGCTCTTGAAGAATCACGACGCACTGGGTTTCTGATCTTTAAAGATATAGACTGacttgttgttttcttgtttacatttgtctatttgtgtgtgcatatgtggaggtcacttctctccttccaccttgtaggTCCCTGGGCTCAAACTCCAGACAGCAGGCTTAGCAGCCAGTGCCTTTAGCCACCACCTCATCAGCCCCAAACCAACTGTCCCTGAGTTACTAATTCCATACACCCTTACTCTGTGCTCTTTGGTTGTTATTCGTCCTCTGAACTGTTCATTGTCCAAACTGTTCCATGTTCCTGAGCCTCTGTGTAAGGGTGACTCCTCTAATGTGATTTCAGGAgtcccctgcctcctcccagacAGTTGGTACCCTGCCCCCTCTGTGCTGCCCTCCTAGGACCTTCTCCACAAACCCCTGCCAGAGTGGAGGGGCTCAGGACTGTTGTCCACGGCAGCACATCCACTCAGGAGTGGGTTGCTATTGAGCATTGTGTCTGTTCTCTCAGCTCTAAAGAACGTGGCAAAGCTTCCGTGAGAGCCCCTGAGAGCCTGTTACATCAAAGCCAGTTACATTAATCACGCATGGAGTGGATGATGTGGGTGAGGAAAAAGCCATAAACAGGAACACCAGGAACTGGTTCCATCGCTCTTTTTTCCAACGTGTACACGTCTTATACATAAACGATGATGGTATTGAAAACCATCCAGTTCAAGGCAAAATTCCCCCCGGCCACAGTgagagaagaaatacaaagatTAAAATTATTGGATATTCCCTAAATACTCATGTTGCCATGACGACAGTACCACTGCCTTGTGTCAATCTTTGATATGGtgaacaaaatcaaaaatttcaTGTTTCCATGACATGAGCTGAGAATAAAATCTTGGTGCTGGAATTGAGTGTTATGTTCTCCAGGCAGAGGAAATGGACATTTATTGGATGTTAATGCTACTTTCTTTGCACTAATGACATTACAAAAGCTCTTTGGGTAATATAATTTGAAACTATCATTTCTGCATTTCAGGTCATGCAAGACAGGATCATCTGCCTTCCGAAAAGAGTGCAGCCTGCTCAGAACCAGTCTTCCGCTTCCAATGTCTCTCAGGCAGTCATCAGCACCACCCCACTGCCTCCACCTAAGCCGTCTCCAGCCAACCCAGCCACCGTGGAGATGAAAGGGCTGAAGACGGACCTGGACCTCCAGCAGTACAGCTTTATCAACCAGATGTGCTACGAGCGAGCCCTCCACTGGTACGCCAAGTACTTCCCGTACCTCGTGCTCATCCACACCCTGGTCTTCATGCTCTGCAGCAACTTTTGGTTCAAGTTCCCTGGTTCCAGTTCCAAGATAGAACATTTCATCTCCATCCTGGGGAAGTGCTTTGACTCCCCGTGGACCACACGGGCACTCTCTGAAGTGTCTGGGGAGGACTCGGAAGAGAAGGACAACAGGAAGAATAACATGAGCAGGTCCAACACCATCCAGCCCGGTCCTGAGGGCAGCATGGTCAACTCCCAGTCTCTCAAGTCAATTCCTGAGAAGTTTGTGGTTGACAAAACCACGGCGGGGGCTCTGGACAAAAAGGAGGGTGAGCAGGCAAAGGCCTTGTTTGAGAAGGTGAAGAAGTTCAGGCTGCATGTGGAAGAAGGTGACATCCTGTATGCCATGTACGTTAGACAGACCGTGCTCAAGGTCATCAAGTTCCTGATCATCATTGCATACAACAGCTCTCTGGTTTCCAAAGTCCAGTTTACAGTGGACTGCAATGTGGACATCCAGGACATGACAGGCTATAAAAACTTCTCCTGCAATCACACCATGGCTCATCTGTTCTCCAAGCTCTCCTTTTGCTACCTGTGCTTCGTGAGCATCTACGGCTTGACGTGCCTTTATACCCTCTATTGGCTCTTCTACCGTTCCCTGCGGGAATATTCCTTCGAGTACGTCCGGCAGGAGACGGGCATTGATGACATCCCAGATGTGAAAAATGACTTTGCTTTTATGCTTCACATGATAGACCAGTATGACCCTCTCTACTCAAAGCGGTTTGCCGTGTTTCTGTCTGAGGTCAGCGAGAACAAATTAAAGCAGCTCAATTTAAATAACGAATGGACCCCTGACaaactgaggcagaagctgcAGACAAATGCCCATAACCGCCTGGAGCTGCCTCTGATCATGCTGTCTGGCCTTCCGGACACCGTGTTTGAAATCACAGAACTGCAGTCTCTGAAGCTAGAAATCATTAAGAACGTCATGATAcccgccaccattgcccagctagaCAACCTTCAGGAGCTCTCCCTGCACCAGTGCTCTGTCAAAATCCACAGCGCGGCCCTCTCTTTCCTGAAGGAAAACCTCAAGGTCTTGAGCGTCAAGTTTGACGACATGAGGGAGCTGCCCCCCTGGATGTATGGGCTCCGCAATCTGGAAGAGCTCTATTTGGTCGGCTCTCTGAGTCACGACATCTCCAAGAATGTCACCCTGGAGTCCCTGCGGGATCTCAAAAGCCTTAAGATCCTCTCCATCAAAAGCAACGTCTCCAAAATCCCTCAGGCCGTGGTGGACGTGTCCAGTCACCTCCAGAGGATGTGCATTCACAACGACGGCACCAAGCTGGTGATGCTGAACAACCTGAAGAAGATGACCAACCTGACGGAGCTGGAGCTCGTGCACTGTGACCTGGAGCGCATTCCCCACGCTGTGTTCAGCCTGCTCAGCCTGCAGGAGCTGGACCTGAAGGGAAACAACCTGAGGTCCATAGAGGAAATCATGAGCTTCCAGCACCTGAGAAAGTTGACTGTGCTCAAACTCTGGTATAACAGCATCGCCTATATCCCAGAGCACATCAAGAAACTGACCAGCCTGGAGCGACTGTTTTTCAGCCACAATAAGGTAGAGGTGTTGccttcccacctcttcctctgCAACAAAATCCGATACCTGGACTTGTCCTATAATGACATCCGCTTCATCCCGCCCGAAATCGGGGTTCTGCAAAGTTTACAGTATTTTTCCATCACATGTAACAAAGTCGAAAGCCTTCCAGACGAACTCTACTTTTGCAAGAAACTTAAAACTTTGAAGATTGGGAAAAACAGCCTCTCCGTCCTTTCACCAAAAATTGGAAATTTACTATTTCTTTCCTACTTGGACATCAAAGGCAATCACTTTGAAGTCCTCCCTCCCGAGCTGGGAGACTGCCGGGCTCTGAAGAGAGCCGGGTTAGTTGTAGAAGACGCTCTGTTTGAGACTCTGCCCTCAGATGTCCGGGAGCAAATGAAAGCAGAGTAACTTATTTTTCATCAAAACATGACTGAAACACGCTTCTACCAAATACAACATAAGGAATTAGGTAGTCTTATTGCCTTTCCtatattacttttgttttgttttttgggggggggattatttgcttttgtttttcacacaaagacaaaatgttCACAAAGATTGAGTAAggattatgtattttttaataaaaatttaattgtatttttttcagtattaatattttaacattttatttgtccTGGAAGCGAATGCATCTGATGTTATTTTCTACCGACAGGAATGGGtgaagggtttgtttttgttttttttcacttcAGTTCACTCTCATGAAAGGAAAGGGACAGTAGGTTATGTGCATTTTGGCATATTTAAAAGGCTGGAGATAACTTTGCCAACACCATTTTAACATTGTTTCTACTTGTctacttgtttgtgtttttattgtgtgtcaTGGCGTCTGTGCCAGATAGTTTAATATCAGCTGCCTTCATTGGCCAACTTTTCCACTCTGTAGAAACTCCAGAGTGTAAGATTCACATAAGTGCATTGTCACCGAGTGTTAGAGAAAATTCTCCCTCCTCCAACACGGTTAGTCATATCATTTCCTGAACAGCAGCTTCAGTTAGCCTCAGATGGGCTTCCTAAGTGGTTGAAGCAGGCCACCCCCATTACTTATCATCCTTGTGATCATTTATCATTTGTTGTTTAGCCGATTTATATTTTTACCAACACCCtaaaatttatcattaaaaattaagccccctccccatccacctcAGTATTACCATGTGGCACTGGTGAACAACCTTAaggaaattagatttattttaatattgtaacagataattaaattttaactCATAGAATCAGAAGCCTGTCTTGAGTAATTTAATCATTTTCAACATCTTGATATGTGGATGGTAAGATGTAGATGGTAAGCAATCTTGCTACTAAGGCAGTCTTTTAAAAAGCCGATATAGTCCACGCAGGCCCTGCCCCTTCCTTGGGTCCTGTGCAGTGATGATCAATACACCTCCTGCCTGCTGATCAGAACAGCCCAGTACATACATAGGTATAGGTATCAGCTTCCCGCAAGCCTGCCCTCGACGCAGATGCTCGTGATGCAAGCATGGGAACCCCTCAACTCTCTGCTTAAAATCGTATCTCACTTCAGTCGGCCGGTCCTGTCACTTTCCAGGTATGTGACCAGCCGACAGGTGTGGTCACCTGGCAACAATTCCTGCCTGGTGGCTGGCAAAGCCTTTCCTTGCCTGTGTCTGCCTAAAATCCAGCGGAGTACGTAGACTCGGGCTATACAGTCCACTGACGTAAGGAAACCCCTAATTCAGCACTGAGAGTAGAAAGGTGTCCTGGGGTTTGACACCCTGTTTGAAGAATGCTTTCTTGGCCCCTTGGCCTTGCCCAGCCCTGGTTTTTGTGCCCTGCAGACGTGTAGAAAGCAACTCTGGGAGGCCCTGGGCAGACACAGTTTTGTCTGATGAAGATAAGAGCTGTAGTTAGTGACAGTGTGTCCAGTAGCGTGCCCCAGCGCCTGAGCTGAGTCCCCTAAGACCACAAAACAGAGGAACGGAGCCAGTGCTCATCATCCTGGGGCCAGCCATGTGGAGCAGATGCTTCTGTTTTCCGTCTGAAGTTTCAGccactctttctttaaacctggaattgaaacaataatattttgaaatactgTTACACCATTATGAAGAAATGATCAATCTTAGCATTCAGAGATCCCAAGTATTAGTGCTCTGTCCTGCTCAGAAGCAGCTCTGTCTTAGAGAGGGGAATTATGGGCAGATTGTCTGTTATTGAGCATGCGTGACCTGTTATAGAAAGGTAAATCGAGTCAGTGACCTGCACTGTCTTGCTtgttaaaatttatgtttatttccaTTATCACCCTTTAAAGGGAGCTATTCAGGTCAAATGCTGTATTTATGCCCAAGTCTTTATTGGCATTAGCTGAAAATCCCATATGGCTTCATAACTAAAATAAGTCACCAATAATTCAATTTTATCAAGCCTCCaaaataatttgatttattttcataatgaCTCTGCATACTGGCTCCCAACCTAAGTTGTAAATAACACTCAATAAA
Encoded here:
- the Lrrc8c gene encoding volume-regulated anion channel subunit LRRC8C, whose protein sequence is MIPVTEFRQFSEQQPAFRVLKPWWDVFTDYLSVAMLMIGVFGCTLQVMQDRIICLPKRVQPAQNQSSASNVSQAVISTTPLPPPKPSPANPATVEMKGLKTDLDLQQYSFINQMCYERALHWYAKYFPYLVLIHTLVFMLCSNFWFKFPGSSSKIEHFISILGKCFDSPWTTRALSEVSGEDSEEKDNRKNNMSRSNTIQPGPEGSMVNSQSLKSIPEKFVVDKTTAGALDKKEGEQAKALFEKVKKFRLHVEEGDILYAMYVRQTVLKVIKFLIIIAYNSSLVSKVQFTVDCNVDIQDMTGYKNFSCNHTMAHLFSKLSFCYLCFVSIYGLTCLYTLYWLFYRSLREYSFEYVRQETGIDDIPDVKNDFAFMLHMIDQYDPLYSKRFAVFLSEVSENKLKQLNLNNEWTPDKLRQKLQTNAHNRLELPLIMLSGLPDTVFEITELQSLKLEIIKNVMIPATIAQLDNLQELSLHQCSVKIHSAALSFLKENLKVLSVKFDDMRELPPWMYGLRNLEELYLVGSLSHDISKNVTLESLRDLKSLKILSIKSNVSKIPQAVVDVSSHLQRMCIHNDGTKLVMLNNLKKMTNLTELELVHCDLERIPHAVFSLLSLQELDLKGNNLRSIEEIMSFQHLRKLTVLKLWYNSIAYIPEHIKKLTSLERLFFSHNKVEVLPSHLFLCNKIRYLDLSYNDIRFIPPEIGVLQSLQYFSITCNKVESLPDELYFCKKLKTLKIGKNSLSVLSPKIGNLLFLSYLDIKGNHFEVLPPELGDCRALKRAGLVVEDALFETLPSDVREQMKAE